The Labilithrix sp. genomic sequence CGACGGTAGGGGAGTTCCAGCTAGATGCGGTCACGTAGCCACCCCCATCTTCAGCGGCGCCAACAGGGTGGATAGACGAGCGGAGTGTGCGATTTCCTCGGCAGTGAGCGACTCGTACTCGGCGAGTAGAGCCTCGACCGAGCCAACGTCCGCAGTTTCAGACACGCCAACATGAGTGCTCGGATTCAGGTTGTAGTCGGCGTCGGCAGCTTGAGAGGCATCGATTACGGCGAGTTCGCCGTCGACAGGCTCTCCTTTGAGAAATGCCTGCGCCCAGTAGCGTACATCGTCGTCGTCCTTGTTTAGCCGGCTGGGATCTCGCTCATAGGGCAGGTAGTTCTTCGGCTTGCCCTTCCTAAAGTGGCGACTCGCGTTGAGCAGGACGATGCGCCCCTTGCGCGCCGCAGGCTTTCGCTTGGAGAGCACCACAATCACTCCGGGGGCGGGAGTGTTGTAGAAGAGATTGTCAGGCAGCAAAATGACACCGTCGATCAAGTCGCGGTCGACGAACCACTTGCGGATGTTCCGCTCCTTGTCCTCGTTCTTCGAGCCGGATCCGCGAGTCATCGCCCCAGTGTCGAGGACGACGGCGGCGCGCCCCTTCTCGTTCAAGCACGCGAGCGTGTGCTGCAGCCATGCCCAGTCACCCTTGGCTGTCGTGATGCCGCCCGTCGTTCGGAATCGGTCGAAGGGATCGTTCGCGAAGACGTCGGGTGCGAACGGCTGGTTCCACATCGGGTTCGCGACCACGACGTCGTGCGATCGGATCTTGCCCTCAGGCGTGCGGAACTTCGGGTTGATCATCGTGTCGCCGCGTGCGAGCTCGATCTGCATGTCGTGAATGATCGCGTTCATCTGCGCGACGGCGTAGCTCTCGGCCTGCAGCTCCTGGCCCGTGAGCTTGAGCGGCACCTTGCTCGTAGGGTCGAGCTCGCGCGCGACGAGCTGAAGCTTCACGAGCAGGCCCGCCGAGCCGCAAGCGTAGTCGTGGCAGTCCTCGCCAGGCTTCGGCCGCATGATATGGGCCATGAGGAAGCCCACCTCGGTCGGCGTGAAGAACTCGCCCGCGCTCTGTCCCGAGCCCTCGGCGAACTTCCTGAGCAGGTACTCGTAGGCGCGGCCGAGGAAGTCCGGCTGCACGTCGGCGAGACCGAGGCGATAGCGCGGATCCGAGAACGTCTCCACAACACCACGTAGCTTCGCGGGATTGATGTCGCGCTCTCCGTTGCGTTCGGCGGCGAAGTCGACGACGTCGATGACGCCCGAGAGCGAGGGGTTCTGCTTCACGACAGCGCGTACGGCCTTCGTGAGGTGCTCCCCGATGTCGCGCGGCTTGTCCTTGGCGGGCCAGTCAAAGGCCTCGCGCCCGCTGATCACGCCCCAGCGCGCTTCGGCCGGCAGGTAGAAGCGCAGGAGCGAGTGATCCCCCTCGGCGATCTCGAGCGCGGTCTCGCGGTCGCCGTACTCCTCCGCAAGTCGGTCTATCTCGTCGTCAAAGACGTCCGAGAGGCGCTTCAAGAACAAGAGCGGGAGCAGGTAGTCCTTAAACTTCGCAGCGTCCTTCTCACCACGGATCGAGCACGCTGCATCCCACAGCATCTGCTCCATCGGCTTGGTGGTGGGGACGGCAGCCGATGCCTTGCCGCGTCGACGCCTCGTCACTTCCGCAGCGGCGGCGGGCGATTCGGAGGCCTCCGCGTCCTCTGCACCGTCGATTCCGGCCTCCTGCGCGAGCGCGGCGATGACCTCGCGGGCGGCCTTCTGCGGCTTGCTCGAACCGCCTTCCCACCGGTTCACGGTGGCGAAGGACACCCCGAGGCGCTCCGCGAGCTGCTCCTGGGTGAGGTTCAGCCTGGCGCGGATCGACCTCAGGGTCGCGGTCAGGGCGGTCGCATCTGTCATGTTTGCTATAATTGCGATATCGCATTTCGCTGTCAAGAGGGGATCAGGCTGCTCTCCTGCGCAGTACGCAGCCTCTGTGGGGTGGACCAGGCCTTGACGGGTGGTCAGGTCGTGCGCACCCAGAGCCGGTGCCGTCGTCCGCACGAACCACCACCCGAAAGTCGCCCGCGCGCCGACGGTCGAACCCGCAGACGCTCCTGGTCCTCCACTTCGACGCCGACAAACTTCGCGCCGACCATCTTCACCTCGGGGAGATCGCGGCGGTGACGGCGACCATCTCCGGGCTTGCACTTGGTGGGCGCACCGTCGTCGAAGACGCCACGACCACGTCGGACCTCATGAGCAAGCTCGCGCGCTTCGCCGAGGATGGGATGACCTTCGACGTGATCGTCGCCGTCGGCCACTCGAACGCCGACGGCATTCGCGTCGCGAGCGACCTGTTCATGCCGTGGGCGTCGTTCGCGCAAATGCTCAAGCCGCTCAAGCCACGCCGCTTGCTTCTCGTCGCCTGCCAAGCTGGGCGCGCCAACGCAGGACAGGCGCTCTTCGATGGTCTGCGTGAGCTGCGCCGGATCTATGCCTGCCCGGTCAACGCGTCGAAGGACTTCGGCGCGGCGATGATGTTCGCGATCCCGTACGTCGTCTCGGAGCGCCGCCCGAAGGATCGCCACGTGGCGTGGTCGCAGGCGGCAACCATCGCGCTGACGGGCGGCAGCTTCGCGAGTGGCGGCGCACCACCGACAAGGGGAACCCGGACGCGGCGATCTATGATCTTCTGGCCTTCGCCGCCGATCCCGTCGCACGCGCGGTGCCACAGCTTCTCGGCTCCTTGTTTCGCCGGTGATGTTGCCGCGTGGCTACCAGGCCGCCTTCAGCCCCTCCCACCGCCGCCGCTGCTCCTGCCAGTCGATCGTCCCGAGCACCGCCTCGCGCAGGCCGCGCTCGCTCACTGGCTGGGCGCCCGGGGGCAGCTCGAGGAAGAGGATCTCCTCCTGCACCTCGGGCGCGAGGAGGAGCAGGTCCATGAGCTGGGTGACGCGGGCGCGCGTGAAGCCGAGCTGCCGAGCCATGTCTGCAAAGTCGGCGAACTCCCCGCGCTCGAGCCGGCGGCGCAGGGCGTGCGCGAGGGCGAGCTGGCGGGCGACGCGCGCAGGGTAGCGCCGCGTCGGGGCTCGCTTCGCGGCCTGCTGGTGCTGACGCCAGGCGCGGCCGCCCTGGAACGTGATAACGACCTCGGTCACGGCGCGGCCTCCGTCGTCGGCTGCGGGCCGGGCGGCGGGGCAGGCTCGTGAACCGTAACCCGCAGCGTGCCGCTCTCGGGGTCGACGCCGACGCGCTCGATGAGGGCGCGCAGCACCTCGCGGCGCTCCTCGGGCACGAGGGCCTCCCAGACCTCGTCGAAGGCGTCGAGCAGCTTGGCCACGTGCTCGCCCTCGGTGCGGAGGGTGGCGCAGGCGCGGAGGCGCCGCTCGAGGTCCGCGACACCTGCGCGGTGCTTGTCGGTCTCGCGTTCGAGCTCGCCGAGCCGCTCGGCGAGGAGTCGGCCGCCCGCGTCGACGCTGCTGAAGGCACCGAGCAGGCGCTTCGCCTCGGCGCCGAGCTCGGTGATCCGCGCCTCGAGCCGGTCCTTGGTGGCGACCAGCTCGGCCTCGCCCGCGTCTCCCTCGGCTAGCGTCGCGAGGATGCGGTCCCGCAGTGCACCGCTCTTCGCCAGCGTCTTCACCTGCGCGACGACAGCGGCCTCGACGTCGTTCGCGTTGAGTAGGCCGGTCGGGCAGCGCAGCCCCTCCTGCGACGCGCGGCAGCGGTAGTAGCGGTAGCGCTGCTTCTTGTGGTTGTAGGCGTGGCTCGTGGTCATCGCCGCGTCGCAGGGCAGGCAGCGAAGCAGCCCCGTCAGCAGTGACTCACTCCGTCGCGGGCGGCGCGTGCCGGCGCCGGCCGCACGCAGGTCGAGGGTGCGCTGCACGCGCTCGAAGACGTCGGGGTCGATGATGGGCTCGTGCTCGCCGAGGAAAAGGTCATCATTGTGGCGGACCTTGCCGACGTAGAGCGGGTTGCGGAGCAGCCGGTGGACGGCGTTCTTGTTGAAGGGGCGCCCGCGGGTCGTGCCGTCCTCGGCGACGCGCGTCCGCAGCGTGAGCCCGCGCGCATTGAGCCGCTGCGCCGTGAGCGCGATCGACAGGGTGCGCTCATAGAGCTCGAAGACCAGCTTCACGATGGCGGCCTCCTCGGGCACGACCTCGAGCGCGCGGCGCTGGCGGTCGACGCGGTAGCCGAGCACCAAGGGGCCGCCGGTCCACTTCCCCCGGCGCTTGGCGGCGGCGATCTTGTCGCGGGTGCGCTCGCTGATCAGCTCCCGCTCGAACTGCGCGAACGAGAGCAGGATGTGAAGCACGAGCCGGCCCATCGACGTCGAGGTATCGAAGTGCTGCGTGATGCTCACGAAGGCGACGCGGCGCTTCTCGAAGCGCTCGACCAGCCGCGCGAAGTCGAGCAGCGAGCGGCTGAGCCGGTCGACCTTGTAGACCATGACCGTGTCGACCTCGCCGCGCTCGATGTCGTCCATGAGCCGCGTGAGCGCCGGGCGCTCGAGGTTGCCGCCCGTGAAGCCGCCGTCGTCGTAGCGCGTGGGCAGCGCCTTCCAGCCCTGGGCGGCCTGGCTCTTGATGAAGTGCTCGGCCGCCTCGCGCTGCGCGTCGAGCGTGTTGAAGTCGGAGTCCAGCCCCTCGGTCGTCGACTTGCGCGTGTAGATGGCGCAGCGGACGACCTTCGGCTCCTTCACGAGGGCCGAGCTCATGCCGCCCCCTTCACGCCGACCTTGAAGAACAAGAAGCCGTTCCAGCGCGACCCGGCGATCTTGGTGGCGAGCGTCGAGAGGCTCGCGAAGCGCTCGCCGCGGTACTCGAAGCCCTCGGTCAGCACGCGCACCTCGTGGACCTCGCCGCGGAACTCGCGGCGCAGCACGGTGCCCACGGGAGGGAGGCGCGAGTCGCGGGCGCCGGTTTCGACGATGCTCACGCTCGCCACGTTCCGCGGTGGCCGGCGGCGCACGGGCGCCTTGTCCGCGAGCTCGACGGCGCGGGCCTTGGCCCTCGGCGAGAGGCCGCCGTAGCGCTGCTCCTGCATTCGGTAGGCGATGCGTTTGAAGAGATAGTCCTTGTTGCGGCTGGTGCTCTCCTCGCCGAAGACGGCGAGGTAGCGCTCGCGCAGCGCGGAGACGGGCAGCTCGCGCAGGGCGAGAATCTCGCGGATGAGCGGGTCGGCGGGCGTGTCGTTCATTGGGTGGTCTTCTCCTGGTTCGAGGCCGCGCCCATGACGGCTTCTGTCGCGCGAACTGGCAAGGCGTCGTTCTCGCGTTCAACAGTGCCGAGTTCGTGCGGGATGTCGGCGCCGAGCACGCGGCGCACGCCGCGCGCGAGGACGGCGGCGGCGATGCCGAGCCGGCGTTCGTAGTCCGTGGTGGCCATGCGGGATGCAAAGGCACCGCGCCCGGTGAACAGGGGACAAGCGACCGCGATCGGTCCGCCTGCGTGCGCACCTGTCCCCCGCTCGTTCGCGCCGTGGCTTTGCCTGTCCGGAGATCGCCGCGTGGACCAGAGTACCTTCGACCAGCTCGTCGCCGACGTGAAGGCGCGGACGGACGTCGTCGCCGTCGTCCGCCGGCACGTCGAGCTGCGCGAGAGCGGGAACCACTACGTCGGCCGCTCCCTCAAGAACCCCGACACGACCCCGTCGCTCGTGGTCTGGCCCGACACGCAGAAGTGGCGCGACTACTCGGGCGGTGGTTCGGGCGGCGGCGACGTGTTCGCGTTCGTGCAGTACGCCCGCGGCGTCCCCTTCATGCTGGCGCTCCGCGAGCTGGCCGCCGACGCGGGCGTGCCGGTCCCGGGCACCTCGAACGCCGACCTCGAGCGGCTCCGCGAACGGCAGCGTCTCGAAGAGCTGCTGACCGCCGCCGCCCGCTACTACCACCAGCAGCTCCGGGAGCCGATGCGCTGGGACCTCGAGCGGGAGCGCGGCTACACCGAGGCCACCATCGATAAGTGCTGCCTGGGCTTCGGCGCGGGCGACCTGTGGGGGCACCTCGGCGAGCTCGGTGCAACGGACGACGAGCGCCTCTCGACCGGCCTCTTCGTGCCGCTCGGAACAGGCCGTCGTGCGGAGTTCTTCGCCAACCGCCTCGTGTTCCCGTACTGGCGCGGCGGGCGGGTCGTCTACCTCATCGGCCGGCGCACCTCGGCCTCGACCGACGCTGAGTGGGACGCTGCGAAGTACCGCAAGCTGCCGGTGCGCTCCGAGAAGCACCCGTACATCTCGGCGCTCATCACGAACGACTACTTCTTCGGGGAGGACGACGCGAACAGCGACTGGGTGCTGCTCATCACCGAGGGCATCGCCGACGCCATTGCGGCGCAGCAGGCGGGCTTCAAGTGCCTGTCCCCGGTCACGACGACGTTCCGGGCGCAGGACCACGAGAAGCTGGTCCGCCTCACCGCGAAGGCCAAGCGCGTCGTCATCGTCAACGACAGCGAGGACAGCGGCGCGGGCGAGCGGGGCGCGCTCGAGACTGCGAGGGTGCTGCACGCGGCCGGCCGCGACGTGCGCCTCGCCACGATCCCGAGGCCCGAGGGTGTGGCGAAGATCGACGTCAACGACGTCGTTCGTGCGCACGGCGCCGAGGGGCTGCGTGCCGTGGTCGACGCGGCGAAGTCGCTGCCGACCTTCTTGGTCGAGCGCATCCCGAAGAATATCGACCGCCGGGAGCTGGTCGGTGCGCTGCGGCCCGTGGTCGAGGCGATGCAGCGGCAGTCGCCCATCGAGCAGAGCGAGCTGAAGGCCGTCATCGGCGCGCAGTTCTCGCTCGCCAAGCGCGAGCTGAACCAGCAGCTCGCCGTCCTCGATCGTGAGCTGCGGCGCGATCGGGCACGCGAACACGCCGACAAGCCGGTGGGCGCTAAGCCCGGCATCATCGTCAACGACCGTCAGCGCAGCGAGCTCATAGAGCAGAGCAGCGCCGTCCTCACGGCCGCGAACGCCGCGCGCATCGACGAGGCGAAGGGAGCCGTGCCGGTGGGTCTGCCGCTCCTGTTCGTGCGGGGTGGCCGGGTCGTCGGGCTTCTGCGCGACAAGGAGGGCGAGGTGCCGAGGATGAACGACCTCAACGCCACCGAGATGTACGGGCTCCTGGTCCGTTACGCCGACTGGCTCAGGCGGCGCGCCACCGAAGATGGCGTCACGTACGACGCCACGACGCCGCCGTTCGATGTGCCGCAGGACCTGCTCGCGTTCCCGCCGAAGGCGCTCTCGTCGCTCGACGCCGTCGTGTCGACGCCGGTCTTCGCGCGCGATGGCTCGCTGGTCTCGACACCGGGCCACCACGCGAGCGAGTCGCTCTGGCTGCACCTCGATCCCTCGCTGGGGGAGCTCCACGTGCCCGAGTCGCCGACCGCAGCAGACGTCGCCGGAGCGCGGGGCCTGCTCCTCGAGAACCTCTTGTTCGACTTCCCGTTCGTCGACCCCAGCGACCGCACGCACATGATCGCCGCGCTGCTCTTGCCGTTCGCACGGCGGCTCGTCACGGGCTGCACCCCGCTGCACGTCATCGAGGCGCCGACGCCGGGCTCCGGCAAGGGCCTGCTCACCAACCTCCTCGGCATCATCGCGACCGGCGCGGTCTGCAACGGCTGCACGCTGCCCGGCGAGGAGGAGGAGGTCCGCAAGAAGCTCAGCGCCGAGCTGGCGATGGGGCGGCCCATCGTGCTCCTCGACAACCTCCCCGAGAAGCGCGTCACCGACAGCGCGACGCTCGCCTCGGTGCTGACGGCCGAGACGTGGACCGACCGGCTTCTCGGCGCGACGCGCATGCTGACCCTGCCGAACCGCGCGGTCTGGCTGTGCTCCGCGAACAACCCGCGCTTCTCGCTCGAGCTGGTCCGGCGGTCGGTACGCATCCGCATCGACCCGAAGCAGGACATGCCGTGGCACCGCTCGGGCTTTCGGCACGACCCCGTCCTGGACTGGGCGCGCGACAACCGACCGAAGCTCGTACGCGCGCTCCTGACGTTGATTCGGGCCTGGGTCGCAGCCGGCCGGCCCGCGGGCACGAAGAGCCTCGGCAGCTTCGAGTCGTGGGCGCGCGTGATGGGCGGCGTCCTCGAGGTCGCGGGTATCGAGGGGTTCCTCGCCAACTCGACCGCCTTCTACGCCGAGGCCGACGAGGAGGGCGAGGCGTGGCGCGCCTTCACGCGGGCTTGGTGGGAGAAGTTCGGGCCGACGCCGGTCCGCGTCCTCGATCTCAACGAGCTGTGCGACGTGCACGAGCTGCTCGTCCGCGAGCGCGGAGACGGCCCAGCAAGGTCGCAGCAGACGAAGCTCGGCAACCTGCTGCGCGCCAAGCGCGACCGCGTCTTCGGCGAGCTGCGCATCGGCCTCGCCCACGACGGCGGGCACAAGGGCAAGCTCTACGCGCTCTCCACCATGAAGGCCGAGCCGGCGGCAGCACCGAGCAGTGCCGAGGCCGGAGAGCGCGGCGGCTTCGTGGACCCGTGGGCCGACGACGCGCCTGCTGTCACGCCGGGGAACCTCGAGAGCGAAACGGGAACCTTCGGGGAACGTTCGACGGGCCACGTTCCCTCAGAGAAAGCCTCGGTCTCTCCATGAGTTACGGACCCGCGGGGAACCTCGGGAACCTGCTCGCCTCCTCTACGCGCGAGGACGGCGAGATTTCTTTCAGCGCGGACGAGGAGAAAAATATGTCTACGCATAGGGCCGGAGAGGGGCGTCCAGGTTCCCGAGGTTCCCCAACCACAAGAAAGCTCCCTGATGTCGACAGGTTCGCGCCGGGAACCTCGCCCGGGAACCCCTCGGGGAACCTCGAGCACGTTCCCGCGACGGTCGGCGGTCTCCGCGTTCCGACCACACCGATCTTCGACGCCGCGTTCGTGAACGAGCTCATGCACGCGCTCCGGGGCGCCGTCCTCCAGGCTCTTCGCAAGGCGCTCCTGCCCGACCACCGCTGCGTGCTCGCGGGCCATCTGCGCGAGGCGCTGTACTGGAGGTCGAAGCGCGGCGTGATCGAGTACGCCCGCTGCGAGCCTCTGTTCGTGCTCTCGGGCGACAGGCGCTGGCCGCTCATCGTGCGGCTGACGATCAACCAGGGCCTCTCGGGCGTGCACGGCAGCATCTTCGCTCGGCGCCTGCGCAGACCCGGCGACAGCGTGTGGCGCGAGCCGGGCTGGGACTTCGAGCTCTTGGCGCTGCCCCACGAGGTGCTGGCCTACGTGCCGTACCTCCAAGGCGTCATCCGGCAGCACGAGGGCAACGACGAGCCCGCCGTCCCGCCGCCGTTCGCGACGAAGTTCATCGAGAACGCCGGCAGCACCTGGGCGGCGAGCCACGGCGCGTGGCTGCTCAGCGAGAGCAGCCCGTTCTGCGGGTGCGCGGTCCCCTCGCCGCAGAGCGCGAGGCTTTGAACGGGCAGCGAAGGAGCGCACCACGATGACCGACACGATCCCGACGAACGCCGCGCCATCGACGAACGCCGACCTCGGCGCGGTCACCTGGCACCCCTCGGTGGTGAAGCTGCGCGAGCTGTTCTTCGACGTGTTCTCGTTCGAGCTGCAGCGCTTCACCGCGCTCGGGGACGGCGCCTCGTTCCTCTGCTGGTGCCCGAAGGACGGCAGCATCGCGTGGGTGCGCCTCGACCTGTTCGCGAAGCCGACTCGAGACAACCCGAGGCAGCTCGTCCTTCGCGTGGTCATCAACAAGGGGCCCGTCGATGACGTCGCCAACGTCGCGCGTCGGCGTGGGCTGCTCGTCGAGAACGAGCCGTGGCGCAGCCCGAGCTGGGCGCTCGAGGCGTTCGTGACGCTCGACGAGCTGCTCGGCTCCGCGCCGTTCCTCGCGAGCCTGGTCCGCACGCACGAGAAGAACGACGCCTCGCTGGTCATCGCCGCACCCTTCAAGACGGTGCTCGCGTCGGGCGCTGCGCTGACCTGGGACGTGGTGGCCAGCGAGGCCGCGTGGGCGGCGGTCGAACCGCATGTCCCGGCTCGGAGCGAGCCCACGTGAGCCCTTCGATGAGCAAGTTCGCCGAGCGCGCCGCCGAGTGGCTCGAGGATCCCCCCGAGCCGCAGATCGAGGCGACCTTCGAAGAGCGCTACGCCGCACTCTTGTTCCGCGCGTTCCTCGCAGCACTCGCCATCCGGCTTCAGCGGCCCACTGCACGCATCACGCCGCGGAGTCTCTGCTGGCGCGCGAAGAGCGGTCGCATCGAGCACGTCACCTGCGAGCCGTACTTCTGCCCGTCCGAGGAATCGCCGCAGCACCCGCTCCTCGTGCGCGTGCTCGTCAACAAGCTCGCGGTCGGCCTCGTCAGCGAGGTGGACGCCGTCGCGGCCGCGGTCGCCCATGAGAACGGCCTCGTCGAGGAGGGCGACGAGCCCTGTCGGGCGCCACGATGGTCGCTCGAGCTCGCCGTCTTCCCCGGCGAGCTGCTCCGCTTCGCGTCGTACGTCGCCGACCTCGTGCGCGCCTCCGAGCGAGACGAGAACGAGGGCGCGGTCGAGCCGCCGAGCCCAGCGGAGGTCCTCGTCGAGTCCGAGGGGCTTCACGGCACGCGCGCGCTCTACGTGTGGAGCGAACGCGCGTGGGACTACTTCGCGGACCGCGTGTGGATGGACGAGATCGTCCCCTCGAACTCGCACTTCATGG encodes the following:
- a CDS encoding recombinase family protein, with amino-acid sequence MSSALVKEPKVVRCAIYTRKSTTEGLDSDFNTLDAQREAAEHFIKSQAAQGWKALPTRYDDGGFTGGNLERPALTRLMDDIERGEVDTVMVYKVDRLSRSLLDFARLVERFEKRRVAFVSITQHFDTSTSMGRLVLHILLSFAQFERELISERTRDKIAAAKRRGKWTGGPLVLGYRVDRQRRALEVVPEEAAIVKLVFELYERTLSIALTAQRLNARGLTLRTRVAEDGTTRGRPFNKNAVHRLLRNPLYVGKVRHNDDLFLGEHEPIIDPDVFERVQRTLDLRAAGAGTRRPRRSESLLTGLLRCLPCDAAMTTSHAYNHKKQRYRYYRCRASQEGLRCPTGLLNANDVEAAVVAQVKTLAKSGALRDRILATLAEGDAGEAELVATKDRLEARITELGAEAKRLLGAFSSVDAGGRLLAERLGELERETDKHRAGVADLERRLRACATLRTEGEHVAKLLDAFDEVWEALVPEERREVLRALIERVGVDPESGTLRVTVHEPAPPPGPQPTTEAAP
- a CDS encoding N-6 DNA methylase, translated to MTDATALTATLRSIRARLNLTQEQLAERLGVSFATVNRWEGGSSKPQKAAREVIAALAQEAGIDGAEDAEASESPAAAAEVTRRRRGKASAAVPTTKPMEQMLWDAACSIRGEKDAAKFKDYLLPLLFLKRLSDVFDDEIDRLAEEYGDRETALEIAEGDHSLLRFYLPAEARWGVISGREAFDWPAKDKPRDIGEHLTKAVRAVVKQNPSLSGVIDVVDFAAERNGERDINPAKLRGVVETFSDPRYRLGLADVQPDFLGRAYEYLLRKFAEGSGQSAGEFFTPTEVGFLMAHIMRPKPGEDCHDYACGSAGLLVKLQLVARELDPTSKVPLKLTGQELQAESYAVAQMNAIIHDMQIELARGDTMINPKFRTPEGKIRSHDVVVANPMWNQPFAPDVFANDPFDRFRTTGGITTAKGDWAWLQHTLACLNEKGRAAVVLDTGAMTRGSGSKNEDKERNIRKWFVDRDLIDGVILLPDNLFYNTPAPGVIVVLSKRKPAARKGRIVLLNASRHFRKGKPKNYLPYERDPSRLNKDDDDVRYWAQAFLKGEPVDGELAVIDASQAADADYNLNPSTHVGVSETADVGSVEALLAEYESLTAEEIAHSARLSTLLAPLKMGVAT
- a CDS encoding toprim domain-containing protein, whose translation is MDQSTFDQLVADVKARTDVVAVVRRHVELRESGNHYVGRSLKNPDTTPSLVVWPDTQKWRDYSGGGSGGGDVFAFVQYARGVPFMLALRELAADAGVPVPGTSNADLERLRERQRLEELLTAAARYYHQQLREPMRWDLERERGYTEATIDKCCLGFGAGDLWGHLGELGATDDERLSTGLFVPLGTGRRAEFFANRLVFPYWRGGRVVYLIGRRTSASTDAEWDAAKYRKLPVRSEKHPYISALITNDYFFGEDDANSDWVLLITEGIADAIAAQQAGFKCLSPVTTTFRAQDHEKLVRLTAKAKRVVIVNDSEDSGAGERGALETARVLHAAGRDVRLATIPRPEGVAKIDVNDVVRAHGAEGLRAVVDAAKSLPTFLVERIPKNIDRRELVGALRPVVEAMQRQSPIEQSELKAVIGAQFSLAKRELNQQLAVLDRELRRDRAREHADKPVGAKPGIIVNDRQRSELIEQSSAVLTAANAARIDEAKGAVPVGLPLLFVRGGRVVGLLRDKEGEVPRMNDLNATEMYGLLVRYADWLRRRATEDGVTYDATTPPFDVPQDLLAFPPKALSSLDAVVSTPVFARDGSLVSTPGHHASESLWLHLDPSLGELHVPESPTAADVAGARGLLLENLLFDFPFVDPSDRTHMIAALLLPFARRLVTGCTPLHVIEAPTPGSGKGLLTNLLGIIATGAVCNGCTLPGEEEEVRKKLSAELAMGRPIVLLDNLPEKRVTDSATLASVLTAETWTDRLLGATRMLTLPNRAVWLCSANNPRFSLELVRRSVRIRIDPKQDMPWHRSGFRHDPVLDWARDNRPKLVRALLTLIRAWVAAGRPAGTKSLGSFESWARVMGGVLEVAGIEGFLANSTAFYAEADEEGEAWRAFTRAWWEKFGPTPVRVLDLNELCDVHELLVRERGDGPARSQQTKLGNLLRAKRDRVFGELRIGLAHDGGHKGKLYALSTMKAEPAAAPSSAEAGERGGFVDPWADDAPAVTPGNLESETGTFGERSTGHVPSEKASVSP
- a CDS encoding DUF2924 domain-containing protein gives rise to the protein MNDTPADPLIREILALRELPVSALRERYLAVFGEESTSRNKDYLFKRIAYRMQEQRYGGLSPRAKARAVELADKAPVRRRPPRNVASVSIVETGARDSRLPPVGTVLRREFRGEVHEVRVLTEGFEYRGERFASLSTLATKIAGSRWNGFLFFKVGVKGAA